A part of Acidimicrobiales bacterium genomic DNA contains:
- a CDS encoding TIGR03621 family F420-dependent LLM class oxidoreductase, translated as MAHSSFRFGVQSYAPTSPDDWRDQARRAEALGYAAFHLADHYLGPGPALAATNHPVQVVAAIPAMAVAAEATSTIRIGCRVLCVDYHQPVVLAKELATIGWFAGGRLEVGLGAGWLAEEYGAMGIAFDAAGTRIDRLAETVALLRAFFAGGPLDIEGTHVHATGFEALPVPPEPPSIMIGGGSPRVLRLAGERADIVSLNFDNRSGRIGPEGFGSGTAESTATKIGWVREGAGARFDALELEIAAYVTVITDDRDGVLAGLAGMLGLGPGQLGAHPHVLVGGVEQIADLLVERRERYGIGYVTVGAEVMDAFAPVVARLAGT; from the coding sequence ATGGCCCACAGCTCGTTCCGGTTCGGCGTCCAGTCCTACGCCCCGACCTCGCCCGACGACTGGCGCGACCAGGCTCGGCGGGCCGAGGCCCTCGGCTACGCCGCGTTCCACCTCGCCGACCACTACCTCGGACCGGGGCCCGCCCTCGCCGCCACCAACCACCCGGTCCAGGTGGTCGCCGCCATCCCGGCCATGGCCGTGGCCGCCGAGGCGACCTCGACGATCCGCATCGGCTGCCGTGTGCTGTGCGTCGACTACCACCAGCCGGTCGTGCTGGCCAAGGAGCTGGCGACGATCGGCTGGTTCGCCGGCGGACGCCTCGAGGTCGGCCTGGGCGCGGGCTGGCTCGCCGAGGAGTACGGCGCGATGGGCATCGCCTTCGACGCCGCCGGCACGAGGATCGACCGGCTCGCCGAGACCGTCGCCCTCCTGCGGGCGTTCTTCGCCGGCGGGCCGCTCGACATCGAGGGCACGCACGTGCACGCCACCGGGTTCGAGGCGCTGCCCGTGCCGCCGGAGCCGCCGTCGATCATGATCGGTGGCGGCTCGCCCCGCGTGTTGCGCCTCGCCGGCGAGCGGGCCGACATCGTCAGCCTCAACTTCGACAACCGCTCCGGCCGCATCGGGCCCGAGGGGTTCGGGTCGGGCACCGCCGAGAGCACGGCCACCAAGATCGGGTGGGTGCGCGAGGGAGCGGGCGCTCGGTTCGACGCGCTCGAGCTCGAGATCGCCGCGTACGTCACCGTGATCACCGACGACCGCGACGGCGTGCTCGCAGGGCTGGCAGGGATGCTCGGCCTCGGCCCCGGCCAGCTCGGTGCGCACCCCCACGTGCTGGTCGGAGGCGTCGAGCAGATCGCCGACCTCCTCGTCGAGCGGCGTGAGCGCTACGGGATCGGCTACGTCACCGTCGGCGCCGAGGTCATGGACGCCTTCGCCCCGGTGGTGGCCCGCCTGGCCGGCACCTGA
- a CDS encoding nuclear transport factor 2 family protein, with the protein MRSHPDHDNQRTAARACHPGPPLPSSHGRRRADGEDSVHDLDAIRDLVHRYADAVCRRDRDQWAACWADEAVWDLGAGEVSGRQAIVDLWAGAMGAFTSVIQTVHNGTASLDGDHGSGCWYVQEHYLLATGEPGILLARYDDAYRRHAGTWRFARRALVPYYQGPPDLSAGFRSQG; encoded by the coding sequence ATGCGGTCACACCCCGATCACGACAACCAGCGAACAGCGGCCCGAGCATGCCACCCTGGGCCACCTCTGCCGTCGTCGCACGGTCGGCGACGGGCTGACGGGGAGGACTCCGTGCACGACCTCGACGCCATACGCGATCTCGTCCACCGGTACGCCGACGCCGTCTGCCGGCGTGACCGCGACCAGTGGGCCGCGTGCTGGGCCGACGAGGCGGTGTGGGATCTGGGCGCGGGCGAGGTCAGCGGCCGCCAGGCGATCGTCGACCTCTGGGCCGGCGCCATGGGCGCCTTCACCTCGGTGATCCAGACGGTGCACAACGGCACCGCGTCGCTCGACGGCGACCACGGTTCGGGCTGCTGGTACGTGCAGGAGCACTACCTGCTCGCGACCGGCGAGCCCGGCATCCTGCTGGCCCGCTACGACGACGCCTACCGGCGACACGCGGGCACGTGGCGCTTCGCCCGTCGAGCGCTCGTGCCCTACTACCAGGGACCGCCCGACCTCTCCGCCGGCTTCCGATCGCAAGGGTGA
- a CDS encoding antibiotic biosynthesis monooxygenase produces the protein MIIVSGWVDVAVERRDEGIARSIPLQEATRRDEPGCLAYVFAADPVVEGRIAVHEVWTDADVLQAHFAHANYRAMLELLSGLAISAMDVAKHDVARSAPVYRPDLVADAHWWG, from the coding sequence ATGATCATCGTGTCGGGGTGGGTCGACGTGGCCGTCGAGCGGCGGGACGAGGGGATCGCCCGCAGCATCCCGCTCCAGGAGGCCACGCGCCGCGACGAGCCCGGCTGCCTGGCGTACGTGTTCGCGGCCGACCCCGTCGTCGAGGGCCGCATCGCCGTGCACGAGGTGTGGACCGACGCCGACGTGCTCCAGGCTCACTTCGCGCACGCCAACTACCGGGCCATGCTCGAGCTGCTGAGCGGTCTGGCGATCTCGGCCATGGACGTCGCCAAGCACGACGTGGCGCGCTCGGCGCCGGTGTACCGCCCCGACCTCGTGGCCGACGCGCACTGGTGGGGCTGA
- a CDS encoding cytochrome P450, which yields MTDVSLDGFDPFSAEIQQHPEPYYARMRREQPVFRVGDTPLFIVSRYDDVLEALRQPKVFSNQFAGPSAPFGGGGDPELAAIVAEGYRPVSTLLTADPPAHTRYRKLVDRAFTPRRVQLLVPFMHEVADELIDAFVEDGRCEIVTQLAVPLPVHLIAFALGVPAERKGDFKRWSDDSIAAIGAVISRERQLSAARGVVEFQRYFASELEDRRAHPRDDLLTDLVQARIEHPEAGEDASPLTMEEMLSILQQILVAGNETTTKLIAEACRLLVEHPAAADRVRTDPGLIPNLVEEALRLAAPTQGMFRVVTQDTVLAGTEIPRGSMCVLMFASANRDEDDFADPDSFVPERPNAKDHLSFGKGVHFCLGASLARAEACVALERLLTRLGDLRFGADNDFSYEPSFILRGLRRLSLEFTPGPPVRR from the coding sequence ATGACCGACGTCTCGCTCGACGGCTTCGACCCGTTCTCCGCCGAGATCCAGCAACACCCCGAGCCCTACTACGCCCGCATGCGGCGCGAGCAGCCCGTGTTCCGGGTCGGCGACACGCCGCTGTTCATCGTCTCGCGCTACGACGACGTCCTCGAGGCGCTGCGCCAGCCCAAGGTGTTCTCGAACCAGTTCGCCGGGCCGTCGGCACCGTTCGGCGGCGGCGGCGACCCCGAGCTGGCGGCGATCGTCGCCGAGGGCTACCGGCCGGTGTCGACCCTGCTCACCGCCGATCCGCCCGCGCACACGCGCTACCGCAAGCTGGTCGACCGAGCCTTCACCCCGAGACGAGTGCAGCTGCTCGTGCCCTTCATGCACGAGGTCGCCGACGAGCTCATCGACGCCTTCGTCGAGGACGGCCGCTGCGAGATCGTCACGCAGCTCGCGGTTCCCCTTCCGGTGCACCTCATCGCCTTCGCGCTGGGCGTCCCCGCCGAGCGGAAGGGCGACTTCAAGCGCTGGTCCGACGACTCGATCGCGGCGATCGGCGCGGTCATCTCACGGGAGCGCCAGCTGAGCGCGGCGCGCGGCGTCGTCGAGTTCCAGCGCTACTTCGCGTCCGAGCTCGAGGACCGACGCGCCCACCCGCGAGACGACCTGCTCACGGATCTGGTCCAGGCCCGCATCGAGCACCCCGAGGCCGGCGAGGACGCGTCACCGCTCACGATGGAGGAGATGCTCAGCATCCTCCAGCAGATCCTCGTCGCCGGCAACGAGACCACCACGAAGCTGATCGCCGAGGCCTGCCGCCTCCTGGTCGAGCACCCCGCGGCGGCCGACCGCGTGCGAACCGATCCGGGCCTGATCCCCAACCTGGTCGAGGAGGCTCTGCGGCTCGCGGCCCCGACCCAGGGGATGTTCCGCGTGGTCACGCAGGACACCGTGCTCGCCGGCACCGAGATCCCGCGGGGCTCGATGTGCGTGCTCATGTTCGCGTCGGCCAACCGCGACGAGGACGACTTCGCCGATCCGGACTCGTTCGTGCCCGAGCGGCCGAACGCCAAGGACCACCTGTCGTTCGGGAAGGGCGTCCACTTCTGCCTCGGTGCGTCGCTGGCCCGGGCCGAGGCGTGCGTCGCGCTGGAGAGGCTCCTGACGCGCCTCGGCGATCTCCGCTTCGGCGCGGACAACGACTTCTCCTACGAGCCGAGCTTCATCCTGCGGGGCCTGCGGCGCCTCTCGCTCGAGTTCACGCCCGGCCCGCCCGTGCGCCGCTGA
- a CDS encoding alpha/beta fold hydrolase, with protein MSRVTAGLLGDGIPYLAVGDGPPLVKVQGLTPTCEVPTGMERRVEMSTAAPLSGHFRVYVVNRKQGLRPGESMSDIAGHLATAVEEEFGGPVFLTGTSTGGSVALQLAADRPDLVRALVVVASAHRLGPRGRQLQQELAQLTRAGDCAGGWAQVMTAMMLPTPLRAPARPLARLMMRSMVPEDPTDLLVTLDAEDAFDVGDQLDRITAPTLVIGGAKDIVYTCELFEQTAAGVRDGRAHIHPDWGHGRTSTSSTTANITLGFLLAALRN; from the coding sequence ATGTCGCGTGTGACGGCCGGGCTGCTGGGTGACGGCATTCCGTATCTGGCGGTCGGCGACGGTCCGCCGCTGGTCAAGGTGCAGGGCCTGACGCCGACGTGCGAAGTGCCCACGGGCATGGAGCGCCGGGTCGAAATGTCGACCGCTGCGCCGTTGAGCGGTCACTTCCGGGTGTACGTGGTCAACCGGAAGCAGGGTCTGCGCCCGGGCGAGTCCATGTCGGACATCGCCGGGCACCTGGCCACCGCCGTCGAGGAGGAGTTCGGTGGGCCGGTGTTCCTGACCGGCACGAGCACCGGTGGATCCGTGGCCCTGCAGTTGGCCGCGGATCGTCCCGACCTCGTCCGGGCCCTGGTCGTGGTCGCCTCGGCCCATCGCCTCGGACCCCGAGGCCGCCAGCTGCAGCAGGAGCTGGCCCAGTTGACCCGGGCTGGGGACTGCGCCGGTGGGTGGGCACAGGTGATGACCGCCATGATGCTGCCGACCCCACTCCGGGCCCCGGCGCGGCCTCTGGCCCGCCTGATGATGCGGTCGATGGTCCCGGAGGATCCGACCGACCTGCTGGTGACCCTCGACGCCGAGGACGCCTTCGACGTCGGTGACCAGCTGGACCGGATCACCGCACCCACGCTCGTCATCGGCGGAGCCAAGGACATCGTCTACACCTGCGAGCTGTTCGAGCAGACCGCCGCCGGCGTCCGGGACGGGCGTGCGCACATCCACCCCGACTGGGGACACGGGCGCACGAGCACGTCGTCGACCACCGCGAACATCACGCTGGGATTCCTGCTGGCTGCCCTTCGCAACTGA
- a CDS encoding SRPBCC family protein: protein MCQIAIDAPVDVVFGCVEDPENFNELMPGVTFSDVDRTPEGVGTTYRFRTRVVGLPIRGSGRFVEFQRNRLIRDESTLAMEGSFTWLFESLHPGTRLTLEHHPGRFWDVPLLGRLLADSYQRSDQEVLRHIKATCEKDVAESSNHGSVD from the coding sequence GTGTGCCAGATCGCCATCGACGCGCCGGTCGATGTGGTGTTCGGCTGCGTCGAGGATCCAGAGAACTTCAACGAGCTCATGCCGGGGGTCACCTTCAGCGACGTGGACCGAACCCCTGAGGGGGTCGGCACCACCTACCGGTTCCGCACACGGGTCGTTGGGCTACCCATCCGAGGTTCTGGTCGGTTCGTCGAGTTCCAGCGGAACCGGCTGATCCGCGATGAGTCGACTCTGGCCATGGAAGGTTCGTTCACCTGGCTCTTCGAGTCACTTCATCCGGGCACACGCCTGACGCTCGAGCACCATCCTGGGAGGTTCTGGGATGTCCCACTCCTGGGTCGACTCCTGGCCGACAGCTATCAGAGATCGGATCAGGAGGTACTCCGCCACATCAAGGCGACATGCGAGAAGGACGTCGCCGAGTCCTCCAACCACGGCAGCGTCGATTGA
- a CDS encoding SRPBCC family protein — protein MTTTTAASSIEIDAPVEKVFAFVSDPEKAMQARTRRSAVVSDIETGPDGAVTSYKWTTRFGLLHYDLHAEATVGEYVPNERIVVKHSTGPVETYTFAPSGDGTRLTYTTEISTRIPLLEKVEIFAATRGEGLQQWSDDYVAEIKKKVEA, from the coding sequence ATGACCACGACGACGGCTGCCAGCAGTATCGAGATCGACGCCCCGGTCGAGAAGGTGTTCGCCTTCGTCTCCGACCCCGAGAAGGCCATGCAGGCCCGGACGCGCCGCAGCGCCGTCGTCAGCGACATCGAGACCGGCCCGGACGGGGCCGTCACGAGCTACAAGTGGACCACACGGTTCGGGTTGCTGCACTACGACCTGCACGCCGAGGCGACCGTGGGGGAGTACGTCCCCAACGAGCGCATCGTCGTGAAGCACTCGACCGGACCTGTCGAGACGTACACGTTCGCACCATCGGGAGACGGCACCCGGCTCACCTACACCACCGAGATCTCCACTCGGATCCCGCTGCTGGAGAAGGTGGAGATCTTCGCCGCCACCCGGGGTGAGGGGCTCCAGCAGTGGAGCGACGACTACGTGGCCGAGATCAAGAAGAAGGTGGAGGCCTGA
- the menC gene encoding o-succinylbenzoate synthase translates to MRIEAVELRRVTLPLVTPFRTSFGTQAVRDALLVEVRTPDGHGWGECVAMAAPLYSSEWIDAAQLLIRQHLLPRLFGARRVTAAGLRPLFGPVVGNPMAKAAVELAVLDAELRADGRSLAAHLGGVRDRVDVGVSVGIPDSLAELLAQVGGYVGEGYRRIKLKIEPGWDVEPVRAVREAFGSELLLQVDANTAYSLADARHLAALDDFDLLLVEQPLAEDDLLGHAELARRLRTPVCLDESITSARVAAAAIRLGACSIVNVKAGRVGGYLEARRVHDVCLAAGVPVWCGGMLETGIGRAANLALAALPGFTLPGDISGSDRYFPRDVTPPFVAEGGTLAVPTGPGLGVEVDRAVLEELTTGVELVRP, encoded by the coding sequence ATGAGGATCGAGGCGGTCGAGCTGCGGCGCGTCACCCTGCCCCTGGTCACGCCCTTCCGCACCTCGTTCGGCACCCAGGCGGTGCGTGACGCCCTGCTCGTGGAGGTCCGCACCCCCGACGGCCACGGCTGGGGCGAGTGCGTGGCCATGGCCGCCCCGCTGTACTCGAGCGAGTGGATCGACGCCGCCCAGCTGCTCATCCGCCAGCACCTGCTGCCCCGGCTGTTCGGGGCCCGGCGCGTCACCGCCGCCGGGCTCAGGCCGCTGTTCGGGCCGGTCGTGGGGAACCCGATGGCCAAGGCCGCGGTGGAGCTGGCCGTCCTCGACGCCGAGCTGCGCGCCGACGGGCGGTCGCTGGCCGCCCACCTGGGCGGGGTGCGCGACCGGGTCGACGTCGGTGTGTCGGTCGGAATCCCCGACTCCCTCGCCGAGCTCCTCGCCCAGGTCGGCGGCTACGTGGGCGAGGGGTACCGGCGCATCAAGCTGAAGATCGAGCCGGGCTGGGACGTCGAGCCGGTGCGCGCCGTGCGCGAGGCCTTCGGCAGCGAGCTCCTCCTGCAGGTCGACGCCAACACCGCGTACTCGCTCGCCGACGCCCGTCACCTTGCCGCGCTCGACGACTTCGACCTCCTCCTCGTCGAGCAGCCGCTGGCCGAGGACGACCTGCTGGGCCACGCCGAGCTGGCGCGGCGGCTCCGCACCCCGGTGTGCCTGGACGAGTCGATCACCTCGGCGCGGGTGGCCGCGGCCGCGATCCGGCTCGGTGCCTGCAGCATCGTGAACGTGAAGGCCGGCCGGGTGGGGGGGTACCTGGAGGCCCGCCGGGTGCACGACGTGTGCCTGGCCGCCGGCGTGCCCGTGTGGTGCGGCGGGATGCTCGAGACGGGGATCGGCCGGGCCGCCAACCTCGCGCTGGCGGCGCTGCCGGGCTTCACCCTGCCCGGCGACATCTCGGGCTCCGACCGGTACTTCCCCCGCGACGTCACCCCGCCGTTCGTGGCCGAGGGCGGCACCCTGGCCGTGCCGACCGGGCCCGGCCTCGGGGTCGAGGTCGACCGGGCCGTGCTCGAGGAGCTCACCACCGGCGTGGAGCTCGTCCGGCCGTAG
- a CDS encoding solute carrier family 26 protein: MPASTLPGGPAWLPGLALLRSYRRAWLRPDLVAGVTIAAYLVPQCMAYGELAGLDPVVGLWAALAPMLVYVVLGSSPQLSIGPESTTAIMVAVAVGPLAAGDPSRYAALAAGAAIAVGLVCLVGYLLRLGFLADLLSRPVLVGYMAGVALIMISGQLEKLTGVPVDGDTAMAQIRDFFSDIAQVDWPTLVFGLSILAFLFLVQWLAPRLPAQLLAVVLSTIVVAVFDLEAHGIAVVGRIPAGLPHVGLPSVSGSDLLPLLVAGLGIAVVGYSDNVVTARSFAARHDYEIDANQELLALGVANVGAGLTSGFAVSSSGTRTAVGERAGGRTQAWALSTFAVLVLVLVAFRGVLASFPSAALGAIVIQAAVGLVEVPQFRRFARFRRSELLLALAAGMGVVLFDVLYGILIAVGLSIIELFARIARPHDGILGEVPGLPGLHDVDDYPEARRTPGLVVYRYDAPLCFANAADFKKRALASVDDAPYHVDWFVLNAEANVEIDLTACDVIDDLRGELERRDVVFTMARVKQDLADQLDRAGLLARIGADRIFPTLPTAVAAFGERPVEEGGAAR, translated from the coding sequence GTGCCGGCGTCGACGCTCCCGGGCGGGCCTGCCTGGCTGCCCGGCCTGGCGCTCCTCCGCTCGTACCGCCGGGCCTGGCTGCGCCCCGACCTCGTCGCCGGCGTCACCATCGCCGCGTACCTGGTGCCGCAGTGCATGGCCTACGGGGAGCTGGCCGGCCTCGACCCTGTCGTCGGCCTGTGGGCCGCCCTGGCGCCGATGCTCGTCTACGTCGTCCTCGGCTCGTCGCCCCAGCTCTCGATCGGGCCCGAGTCGACCACGGCCATCATGGTGGCCGTCGCGGTCGGGCCGCTCGCCGCCGGCGACCCGTCGCGCTACGCGGCCCTGGCCGCGGGGGCCGCGATCGCCGTGGGGCTCGTCTGCCTGGTGGGCTACCTGCTCCGGCTCGGCTTCCTCGCCGACCTGCTGTCGCGCCCCGTGCTCGTCGGGTACATGGCCGGCGTCGCCCTCATCATGATCAGCGGCCAGCTCGAGAAGCTCACCGGCGTCCCCGTCGACGGCGACACCGCGATGGCCCAGATCCGCGACTTCTTCTCCGACATCGCCCAGGTCGACTGGCCCACGCTCGTCTTCGGCCTGTCCATCCTGGCGTTCCTGTTCCTCGTGCAGTGGCTGGCACCGCGCCTGCCGGCGCAGCTGCTCGCCGTGGTCCTCTCGACGATCGTCGTGGCGGTGTTCGACCTGGAGGCCCACGGCATCGCCGTGGTGGGGCGGATCCCGGCCGGGCTGCCCCACGTCGGGCTGCCGTCGGTCAGCGGGTCCGACCTGCTCCCGCTGCTCGTCGCGGGCCTGGGCATCGCCGTGGTGGGCTACTCCGACAACGTGGTGACGGCCCGCTCCTTCGCGGCGCGCCACGACTACGAGATCGACGCCAACCAGGAGCTGCTCGCGCTGGGCGTGGCCAACGTGGGCGCGGGCCTCACCTCCGGGTTCGCGGTGAGCAGCAGCGGCACGCGCACGGCCGTGGGGGAGCGGGCCGGGGGGCGCACCCAGGCATGGGCGCTCTCCACCTTCGCGGTGCTCGTGCTCGTGCTGGTCGCCTTCCGGGGCGTGCTGGCCTCGTTCCCCTCGGCGGCCCTGGGGGCCATCGTCATCCAGGCCGCGGTGGGGCTCGTCGAGGTGCCCCAGTTCCGCCGCTTCGCCCGGTTCCGGCGGAGCGAGCTGCTGCTCGCCCTGGCCGCCGGCATGGGCGTGGTGCTGTTCGACGTGCTCTACGGGATCCTGATCGCGGTCGGCCTCTCCATCATCGAGCTCTTCGCCCGCATCGCCCGGCCCCACGACGGCATCCTCGGCGAGGTGCCCGGGCTGCCCGGCCTGCACGACGTCGACGACTACCCCGAGGCCCGGCGCACGCCCGGGCTCGTCGTCTACCGCTACGACGCACCGCTCTGCTTCGCCAACGCGGCCGACTTCAAGAAGCGGGCCCTGGCCTCGGTCGACGATGCGCCGTACCACGTCGACTGGTTCGTGCTGAACGCCGAGGCCAACGTGGAGATCGACCTCACCGCCTGCGACGTGATCGACGACCTGCGCGGCGAGCTCGAACGCCGCGACGTGGTGTTCACCATGGCCCGGGTGAAGCAGGACCTGGCCGACCAGCTCGACCGGGCCGGCCTGCTGGCTCGGATCGGCGCCGACCGCATCTTCCCCACGCTCCCCACCGCGGTGGCCGCCTTCGGGGAGCGCCCGGTCGAGGAGGGCGGGGCCGCCCGGTAG
- a CDS encoding acetoacetate--CoA ligase: MSADAPLWTPSRPRVEAARLSWFRGRVAARTGAELADSVALHRLSVERPDEFWGAVWDELGVIGERGDVAAAPGDGSLPGASWFPGARVNLAENLLRGADGRPGVRFAREDGVRRALTRAELAGEAAALAAALRAEGVGPGDRVAAWMPNTPETLVTMLAATSIGAVFSSTSPDFGTAGVLDRFGQIEPAVLVAADGYVYAGRRHDCLARLRDIAAGLPSARRVVVVGELDPAPTLQGVQGAVAWEAFVAPHRGARPRYERLPFDHPGFILYSSGTTGAPKCIVHRAAGLLVKHLTEHQLHCDIGPGDRAFYFTTCGWMMWNWLMSGLASEAELLLYDGSPFHPHPAILWDLADECDLTFFGTSAKFLDASRKAGVAPRESHRLASLRTIASTGSPLVPEGFAYVYDRVKADVHLASISGGTDLCGCFVAGDPTRPVFAGEIQGPGLGMAVDVWDVEGRPVTGTAGELVCTRPFPTTPLGFWGDDDGSRYRAAYFERFPGVWAHGDFASWTEHGGMVIHGRSDATLNAGGVRIGTAELYRAVESMDEVVEALAIGQPWDDDTRIVLFVVAAPGVELDDGLRERIRARIRDRCSPRHVPSRVVAVAELPRTRSGKLVELAVADVVAGRPVRNREALANPDALDAFRDVPELAT, from the coding sequence GTGAGCGCCGACGCCCCCCTCTGGACCCCCTCCCGCCCGCGGGTCGAGGCCGCCCGGCTCAGCTGGTTCCGCGGGCGCGTGGCGGCGCGCACCGGGGCCGAGCTGGCCGACAGCGTCGCCCTGCACCGGCTGTCGGTCGAGCGGCCCGACGAGTTCTGGGGGGCCGTCTGGGACGAGCTGGGCGTGATCGGCGAGCGCGGCGACGTGGCGGCCGCCCCGGGCGACGGCAGCTTGCCCGGCGCGTCGTGGTTCCCGGGGGCGCGGGTGAACCTGGCCGAGAACCTGCTCCGGGGGGCGGACGGGCGACCGGGGGTGCGCTTCGCGCGCGAGGACGGCGTGCGCCGAGCGCTCACGCGGGCGGAGCTGGCGGGCGAGGCCGCGGCCCTGGCGGCCGCCCTGCGGGCCGAGGGCGTGGGCCCGGGCGACCGGGTCGCAGCCTGGATGCCGAACACGCCGGAGACCCTGGTCACCATGCTGGCGGCCACGTCGATCGGGGCGGTGTTCTCCTCGACGTCGCCCGACTTCGGCACCGCCGGGGTGCTCGACCGCTTCGGCCAGATCGAGCCGGCGGTGCTGGTCGCCGCCGACGGCTACGTCTACGCCGGCCGCCGCCACGACTGCCTGGCGCGCCTCCGCGACATCGCCGCGGGCCTGCCGTCGGCCCGGCGGGTCGTGGTGGTGGGCGAGCTCGACCCCGCGCCCACCCTGCAGGGCGTGCAGGGCGCGGTGGCCTGGGAGGCGTTCGTGGCCCCCCACCGGGGGGCGCGGCCACGGTACGAGCGGCTCCCCTTCGACCACCCCGGGTTCATCCTGTACTCGTCCGGGACCACCGGTGCACCGAAGTGCATCGTGCACCGGGCCGCCGGCCTGCTCGTGAAGCACCTCACCGAGCACCAGCTGCACTGCGACATCGGTCCCGGTGACCGGGCCTTCTACTTCACGACGTGCGGCTGGATGATGTGGAACTGGCTGATGTCGGGGTTGGCCTCCGAGGCCGAGCTGCTCCTCTACGACGGTTCGCCCTTCCACCCGCACCCGGCGATCCTGTGGGACCTCGCCGACGAGTGCGACCTCACCTTCTTCGGCACGTCCGCCAAGTTCCTCGACGCCAGCCGCAAGGCCGGCGTCGCCCCCCGCGAGAGCCACCGCCTGGCGTCGCTCCGCACCATCGCCTCCACCGGCTCGCCCCTGGTTCCCGAGGGCTTCGCCTACGTGTACGACCGGGTGAAGGCCGACGTGCACCTCGCCTCGATCTCGGGTGGCACCGACCTGTGCGGCTGCTTCGTGGCCGGCGACCCGACCCGCCCGGTGTTCGCGGGCGAGATCCAGGGGCCGGGGCTCGGCATGGCGGTGGACGTGTGGGACGTCGAGGGCCGGCCGGTGACCGGCACGGCCGGTGAGCTGGTCTGCACCCGGCCGTTCCCCACGACCCCGCTCGGCTTCTGGGGCGACGACGACGGCAGCCGCTACCGAGCCGCGTACTTCGAGCGGTTCCCCGGGGTGTGGGCCCACGGCGACTTCGCCTCGTGGACCGAGCACGGCGGGATGGTCATCCACGGGCGCTCGGACGCCACCCTCAACGCCGGGGGCGTGCGCATCGGCACCGCCGAGCTCTACCGAGCCGTCGAGTCGATGGACGAGGTGGTGGAGGCCCTCGCCATCGGCCAGCCCTGGGACGACGACACCCGCATCGTGCTGTTCGTCGTGGCCGCACCCGGCGTCGAGCTCGACGACGGGCTCCGCGAGCGGATCCGGGCGCGCATCCGCGACCGCTGCTCGCCCCGCCACGTGCCGTCCCGCGTGGTGGCCGTGGCCGAGCTGCCCCGCACCCGCAGCGGCAAGCTGGTCGAGCTGGCGGTGGCCGACGTTGTGGCCGGACGGCCCGTCCGCAACCGGGAGGCCCTGGCCAACCCCGACGCCCTCGACGCCTTCCGCGACGTCCCCGAGCTGGCGACCTGA
- a CDS encoding YbjN domain-containing protein codes for MAGDTAGTADPAADWDDLERRLAGVVAAMAAGERVLLLTVDAPYFLGLTAAADGGVCAEAVSNQQLHPRRWLSPRALERLDELGWTPPSLTPDEVDEPGHDPAASQYHRRAWAAPVPPSEVAAVVAATLRDVFGVTAPAGLAYAASADDGRDRALPALGLVAYRADEGPEVEVFAGLTPDELRRHVIDTVGTVTESGAAQVDADGDIPLRNGTAVTFVRVLEDPLRVRLFSPLLTDVPSATAALEAVNDWNRRLPFGFLLVADTQILLVADLVGDPFVPSQLLEALMVITELADVLDEQLQELLGGRLFLVHDEPKPRWEPTPGYL; via the coding sequence ATGGCCGGCGACACGGCCGGGACGGCCGACCCCGCAGCCGACTGGGACGACCTCGAGCGCCGGCTGGCCGGGGTGGTCGCGGCCATGGCCGCGGGCGAGCGGGTGCTGCTGCTCACGGTCGACGCCCCCTACTTCCTCGGCCTCACGGCCGCGGCCGACGGCGGGGTGTGCGCCGAGGCGGTCAGCAACCAGCAGCTGCATCCGCGCCGGTGGCTCTCCCCTCGGGCCCTCGAGCGCCTCGACGAGCTGGGGTGGACGCCGCCGTCGCTCACGCCCGACGAGGTCGACGAGCCGGGCCACGATCCGGCCGCCTCCCAGTACCACCGGCGGGCGTGGGCCGCCCCGGTGCCGCCCTCCGAGGTGGCCGCAGTGGTCGCGGCCACCCTGCGGGACGTCTTCGGGGTGACAGCGCCGGCCGGCCTGGCCTACGCCGCCTCGGCCGACGACGGGCGCGACCGGGCCCTCCCGGCGCTCGGGCTCGTCGCCTACCGGGCCGACGAGGGCCCGGAGGTGGAGGTGTTCGCCGGCCTGACGCCCGACGAGCTCCGGCGCCACGTGATCGACACGGTCGGCACCGTCACCGAGTCGGGCGCCGCGCAGGTCGACGCCGACGGGGACATCCCGCTGCGCAACGGCACCGCCGTCACGTTCGTCCGGGTGCTCGAGGACCCGCTGCGGGTGCGGCTCTTCAGCCCGCTGCTCACCGACGTCCCCTCCGCGACGGCCGCGCTCGAGGCCGTGAACGACTGGAACCGGCGCCTGCCCTTCGGGTTCCTGCTGGTGGCCGACACCCAGATCCTGCTCGTCGCCGACCTCGTGGGCGACCCGTTCGTGCCCTCCCAGCTGCTCGAGGCCCTGATGGTGATCACCGAGCTGGCCGACGTGCTCGACGAACAGCTCCAGGAGCTGCTCGGCGGCCGCCTGTTCCTCGTGCACGACGAGCCCAAGCCGCGTTGGGAGCCCACCCCCGGCTACCTGTGA